Below is a genomic region from Nitrospira sp..
TCTTTGATCCTTTCTCACTCTCCTGTACGAAGTTCAATCCCGACGAGCGCCCGGCTCTGCTCACCGAAGCCCAAAGCCAACTGCAAGACACCCTCTCGTTCATCTACCCACTGGCGATGGCAGCGTAGAGTCCGGAACGACGGCCCACTCTTCCGCCGCTCCGATTCAACGCGCCATCGCATACAGCGCACCAGCGGCCTCATCCCTCGCACGCAATCTGCCGGCCCGGGACGCCCGTGCCTTGGTCCCCATACCGTAACCCACCCAAACCCTATAAAAACGCTCTCGTGCGGCTTCCACTCCCCTCTTTTGAGGAGTGGCCAGGCGCAGTCCCGACGCGGTAGGGTATCACCCCCGACGGATATCAGTGCCTGGAAGGAAAGGGATGGTTACCGTATGAAGACGCATCGATTCCGGCTTCTCGTGGCAATGGCGCTGTTCACCCTTGCCGTCCTATCATCCCGCCTGTTCGGAGGCCAACAAGAAGACGCGCTGGAAACGGCACGATTGTTGGCGATCCTACTGGATTCCGGGCGGGTCACGATCGCCAAGCACCAGGACCTCATCAATACTCCGAATCAGACAGACAAGAAATTCACGCCGGAATTATTTGAACAAGAAGTGCAAGCTGAGTTCCAGCGGCAGACCGGAATCGCACTGAATACCCTGGAAGGTGCGACTGTCCCGCCAATGGCTAAGCCGCTTCTTGCCCAACTCCTCAGAGACAGCATTGGAACCATCCAAAGTTACCAACCCGTACTCAGCCTTCCAGCGATGCGATACAAAGGCCTCATCCCGGCGACTTTCGGCACCGAGACCGCCGCCCGGTTTCAAAAGTTTTCACCGATCTATATGAAGCAGACTGCACCCGACCATTTGGTGCGGAATCTAAACAACAAGCCCGACGACTATGAGACGGCTGCCTTCGAACGGTTCGGCGGTTCCTCTTCCGGATCCAGCAAGCACCAAATCATCAGCGAGCTGGTGGACGGAGGACGCAGTGCTCGCTTGATGCTCCCGCTCTACTATGAGAAATCCTGCCTGGTCTGCCACGGGGAACCGAAAGGCGAACGGGACATCTCCGGGTATGCGCGAGAAGGCGGCAAAGAAGGCGACCTCGGCGGCGCCATCAGCGTCATGATCCCCCTCCAGTAACCTAGGCTAACTTAGAACAAACCTTGCGGCCCAAGAGTGATGCGCTACAGTCCTCCGCGCAGGCAATCCGGGCATGCTCACACCGCAAACTACTTACTGGAGCGTATTCAGCGAGCCGGTCGAGCGAGCGAGATTCACGCGGGCAGCGTTGAGTTGGAACAGCGCGTTGACCAGATTCTCTCTGGCTCTAGCCACACTGGTCAGTCCATTCGTCAGTTCGAAGTAGCTGGCAGCGGTGATCACCGCGTAACGTTCCCGTGCAAGGTCGAGTTCCTTCGTCGCCATCTGCAACCCCGCCTGCGCAATCGCCGCCTGCTCTCTGGCCGCGGCGACGGCGGCCAAAGCATCGTGCACTTCCATCTTTACCTGGTTAATTACCGCCCGCATGCGGAGGGCTTCCTGCCTCAACTGGCTTCTAGATTCGGCAATACGCCCTTCCCGCTGCGCGCCGTCGAAAATGGGAATCTGAAGTAAGAGCGCCATATTGTAGGTGTCGAGCGAATTGTTCCAACGGTTTCCGATCAGCCCGTAGTCTCCCTGCGCGACCAGCGAAGGGAGACGCTCGCCGGTTATGGATGAGTAGGTCAGCTCCGACGCCTTCACCCGGGTGAACTGCGCCTGCACTTCCGGTCGAGCACTCAAAGCACTCTCCACAGCATCCTGCGTATCAAGAACCTCCCCGATCTCTCTCTTGAGGTCATCCGTCAGTGCCAGCTTGACGTCGTAGGGAATCGCCAACAGGTTGAGCAACGTGAGCTTGCTGTGCTCGACCTCATAACGGGAGGTAGATGCCAACTGCCGCTCGGTCGCAATCTGAGCATCGAGCCGGGCGATGTCCAATCCCGTCGCCACCCCGCCGCGCTGCCGTTGCTTCACCAACACAAGCAATTCTTCCATCACCCGCTGATTGGCCTCATGCATCTTCACCATCGCCATGGCCTTCAGCCCTTCCATGTAGGCTAACGCGGCACTGGCCATGACATCGTACTTCCGGCTGTCTGACTCAAACTCGGTCACATGCAGTGATTCGCGCGACGCGCGCCACCGCTGGATAAGACTGACGCTGAAGAGATTTTGCGACGCATTCACCCGCCCATCGAAGATACTGAACGGATCGGTCCGCTGAGGAGCAAGCCCGAAGGTTCCGAGAAACTGCGTTTGCCGCGTCTGCCGAACCGTGCCTGCCAAATTGGGCAGGAGGCTGCCCAATTGCGTCTGCACCTGTCCCTGCGCGGCTGCAATCCGTTCCTTATAGAGCTGCACGTCGGGATTATTATCGACCGCCGCAGTGAGCGCCTCACGCAGCGTCAGAGTAAGCACAGCCGGCGGAAGGGGAGCAACAGCCCCGGTCGTCTCAGCAGCCCACACGCCGTGGTGCAGCACGAGGGCGACGAGACCGGCTGCCACAGTCAGCACCCCAAGTCGCATCATCGTTCCCGCAGACTTTCTTTCACGGATTTCAGCAAGGGACTCAGCAGATACTCGATGATCCGCCGCTGGCCGGTTTTGATTTCGACGGTCACCGCCATTCCAGGAGTCAAATTCACCTGTTTGCCCTCTACGTGAATCGTGCCTCGATCCATACTCACGCGGGTGGGATACATCAGGCCGACTTTTTCAATCGGCGCGGCATCGTCGGACACCGTCAACACACGACCGGGGATCGTCCCATAGAGCGTGAAGGGAAAGGTTTCGACTTTGATCTCGACCGGCTGGCCTTCCTTTACAAACCCCACGTCTTTGTTTTCCACCTGCGCCTCGACTTCCACCGGATGCTCTTGCGACACGACGAGCACCAATTGCTGCGCCGGCGTGACCACGCCACCGACCGTATGGACGGCCAACTGTTGAACCACGCCGTCAATCGGGGTCGTCAGCCGCTGTAACTCCGCCTTCTGGCCGGCCTTGGTCACGTCCTGCACAAGCGACGAGGCTTTGGTTTCGGTGGTGGAGAGTTCGACCTGCTTAGTTTGCTGGAATTCCGACACCATTGCGCGATAGTGCTTCTCGGCCTCAGCCAGCGCCGACTGATCCTGCTTTACCTTGTTCCGTTGGCCGGCCAGCTCCTGCACCTTGTCGATGCGCTGCCCTTCGGCCTGCAGAAAATCCATCTTGGTGACGGCATCGTGTTCGAGCAGCTTCTTGTACGCCTCAGCGCGCTCCGTCTCCATAGGAACGGTCGCTTCAAGCCTGATCACATTCTCGCGGGTTTGCTCCAAGGCGGATCGGCGCTGGTCAACGAGGTGTTGGGCCGCCGCCACTTTCGCGTGATATTCGGCCAGATGATCGATCAGCAACTGCTGTTGCAGCGCCACATATGGCGGATCGGCATCAGCAGGCGCCTCAAAGGTCGGCTGTCCTGCA
It encodes:
- a CDS encoding DUF3365 domain-containing protein → MKTHRFRLLVAMALFTLAVLSSRLFGGQQEDALETARLLAILLDSGRVTIAKHQDLINTPNQTDKKFTPELFEQEVQAEFQRQTGIALNTLEGATVPPMAKPLLAQLLRDSIGTIQSYQPVLSLPAMRYKGLIPATFGTETAARFQKFSPIYMKQTAPDHLVRNLNNKPDDYETAAFERFGGSSSGSSKHQIISELVDGGRSARLMLPLYYEKSCLVCHGEPKGERDISGYAREGGKEGDLGGAISVMIPLQ
- a CDS encoding HlyD family type I secretion periplasmic adaptor subunit gives rise to the protein MTQESGGLQMAFGAVARHWAVWKAAWQTEKGPGALGAGFLTPSSRTTEFLPAVLEIQQSPPSPIGRAILWTIVAVFTSAVLWASFGWIDIVATAQGKIIPSGYSKVIQPYETGVIAAIHVLDGQVVKKGDVLIELDPTQNRADHDRASNEYRAARVEAARLRALIAGQPTFEAPADADPPYVALQQQLLIDHLAEYHAKVAAAQHLVDQRRSALEQTRENVIRLEATVPMETERAEAYKKLLEHDAVTKMDFLQAEGQRIDKVQELAGQRNKVKQDQSALAEAEKHYRAMVSEFQQTKQVELSTTETKASSLVQDVTKAGQKAELQRLTTPIDGVVQQLAVHTVGGVVTPAQQLVLVVSQEHPVEVEAQVENKDVGFVKEGQPVEIKVETFPFTLYGTIPGRVLTVSDDAAPIEKVGLMYPTRVSMDRGTIHVEGKQVNLTPGMAVTVEIKTGQRRIIEYLLSPLLKSVKESLRER
- a CDS encoding TolC family protein is translated as MMRLGVLTVAAGLVALVLHHGVWAAETTGAVAPLPPAVLTLTLREALTAAVDNNPDVQLYKERIAAAQGQVQTQLGSLLPNLAGTVRQTRQTQFLGTFGLAPQRTDPFSIFDGRVNASQNLFSVSLIQRWRASRESLHVTEFESDSRKYDVMASAALAYMEGLKAMAMVKMHEANQRVMEELLVLVKQRQRGGVATGLDIARLDAQIATERQLASTSRYEVEHSKLTLLNLLAIPYDVKLALTDDLKREIGEVLDTQDAVESALSARPEVQAQFTRVKASELTYSSITGERLPSLVAQGDYGLIGNRWNNSLDTYNMALLLQIPIFDGAQREGRIAESRSQLRQEALRMRAVINQVKMEVHDALAAVAAAREQAAIAQAGLQMATKELDLARERYAVITAASYFELTNGLTSVARARENLVNALFQLNAARVNLARSTGSLNTLQ